In the genome of Chryseobacterium oryzae, one region contains:
- the rplQ gene encoding 50S ribosomal protein L17, with protein MRHGKKFNHLGRTASHRSALLSNMACSLIEHKRINTTVAKAKALRVYVEPLLTKAKEDTTHNRRTVFSYLQNKEAVTELFRTVAPKIAERNGGYTRIIKTGFRPGDAADTALIELVDFNELYNPNAEEKKTTRRSRRSTTAKKEAVVAEAPVVEEKAAEPTAEAADSTEEKTEE; from the coding sequence ATGAGACACGGTAAAAAATTCAATCACTTAGGAAGAACGGCTTCTCACAGAAGTGCTTTGCTTTCTAATATGGCTTGTTCTCTAATTGAGCATAAAAGAATCAACACTACTGTTGCTAAAGCGAAAGCTTTGAGAGTATACGTTGAACCTCTATTAACTAAAGCAAAAGAAGATACTACACACAATAGAAGAACAGTTTTCTCTTATCTTCAGAATAAAGAAGCAGTTACTGAATTGTTCAGAACTGTAGCTCCAAAAATCGCTGAAAGAAACGGTGGTTATACGAGAATCATCAAGACTGGTTTCAGACCTGGTGATGCTGCAGATACAGCTTTAATAGAGTTAGTAGATTTCAACGAACTTTACAACCCTAATGCTGAAGAGAAAAAGACTACAAGAAGAAGCAGAAGATCTACAACAGCTAAAAAAGAAGCTGTAGTTGCTGAAGCTCCTGTAGTAGAAGAAAAAGCTGCTGAGCCAACTGCTGAAGCTGCTGATTCTACAGAGGAAAAAACTGAAGAATAA
- a CDS encoding DNA-directed RNA polymerase subunit alpha, with the protein MAILQFIKPDKVILLNSDEFKGQFEFRPLEPGFGLTIGNALRRVLLSSLEGYAISSIKIEGVEHEFSTIPGVIEDVTEIILNLKQVRLKATAENQASEQVVAKVSGKTAITAGDLGQSINGFEILNPELLICNLNSDVTFEITFNIEKGRGYVPSEQNKSNNAPVGTIAIDSIFTPIKKVQYSIENYRVEQKTDYEKLVLDIETDGSISPQNALTEASKILIYHFMLFSDERITLETEAVKASIQYDEETLHTRQLLKSKLADMDLSVRALNCLKAAEVETLGELVSYSKSDLMKFRNFGKKSLTELEELVHSKGLNFGFDVAKYKLDADK; encoded by the coding sequence ATGGCAATTTTACAATTCATAAAACCCGATAAAGTAATCCTACTTAACTCTGATGAATTTAAAGGTCAATTCGAATTCAGACCTCTAGAACCAGGTTTCGGGCTTACAATCGGTAATGCTTTGAGAAGAGTGTTGCTTTCTTCTCTGGAAGGATACGCTATTTCATCTATCAAAATAGAAGGTGTAGAGCACGAATTTTCAACTATCCCGGGAGTAATTGAAGACGTTACTGAAATTATTCTTAACCTTAAGCAGGTAAGACTTAAAGCTACAGCAGAAAACCAAGCTTCTGAGCAGGTTGTTGCTAAAGTTTCAGGTAAAACTGCTATTACTGCTGGAGATTTAGGACAGTCAATCAACGGATTTGAAATTTTGAATCCAGAATTATTGATCTGTAATCTAAACTCTGATGTTACTTTTGAAATTACGTTTAATATAGAAAAGGGAAGAGGATACGTTCCTTCTGAACAAAATAAGTCTAACAATGCTCCTGTAGGAACTATTGCTATCGACTCTATCTTTACGCCGATTAAAAAAGTACAGTATAGTATTGAAAATTACCGTGTAGAGCAAAAAACAGACTACGAAAAACTTGTATTAGATATAGAAACTGATGGGTCTATTAGCCCACAGAATGCTTTAACTGAAGCTTCTAAGATATTAATTTATCACTTCATGTTGTTCTCTGATGAAAGAATTACTCTAGAAACTGAAGCTGTAAAAGCATCTATCCAGTACGATGAAGAAACTCTTCATACAAGACAATTACTTAAGTCTAAATTAGCAGATATGGATCTTTCTGTAAGAGCCCTTAACTGTCTTAAAGCAGCTGAAGTAGAAACTCTTGGAGAATTGGTTTCTTACAGTAAGTCTGATTTGATGAAATTCAGAAATTTTGGTAAAAAATCTTTGACAGAACTAGAAGAATTGGTGCATTCAAAAGGTCTTAACTTCGGTTTCGACGTTGCAAAATATAAATTAGACGCTGATAAATAA
- the rpsM gene encoding 30S ribosomal protein S13, which yields MARISGIDLPKNKRGVIGLTYIYGIGRSTSSEILKAAGISEDKKVNEWNDDELAAIRTYISENIKVEGELRSEVQLNIKRLMDIGCQRGIRHRLGLPLRGQRTKNNSRTRKGKRKTVANKKKASK from the coding sequence ATGGCGAGAATTTCAGGTATTGATTTACCAAAAAACAAAAGAGGCGTTATCGGTTTAACTTACATCTACGGAATCGGAAGAAGTACATCTTCTGAAATCCTTAAAGCTGCCGGTATCAGCGAAGACAAGAAAGTCAACGAATGGAATGACGATGAATTGGCTGCAATCAGAACATACATCTCTGAAAACATTAAAGTAGAAGGAGAATTAAGATCTGAAGTGCAATTGAACATCAAGAGATTGATGGACATAGGATGCCAACGAGGAATACGTCACAGACTAGGATTACCTTTAAGAGGCCAGAGAACGAAAAACAACTCTAGAACCCGTAAAGGAAAGAGAAAAACAGTTGCTAACAAGAAAAAGGCAAGTAAATAA
- the rplO gene encoding 50S ribosomal protein L15: MNLNNIKPAAGSTFNSKRIGRGQGSGKGGTSTKGHKGQKARAGYSQKIGFEGGQMPLQRRLPKFGFKNVNRKEFRAINLDSIQTLIENKSITGDITKEVLVQNGLASKNELVKIMGRGELKSAVSISADKFTKSAEELISKAGGKAITL; this comes from the coding sequence ATGAATTTAAATAATATAAAACCAGCTGCAGGTTCTACATTCAATTCTAAGAGAATTGGTAGAGGACAAGGTAGTGGTAAAGGTGGTACTTCTACAAAAGGTCACAAAGGTCAGAAAGCTAGAGCTGGTTATTCTCAGAAAATCGGTTTCGAAGGTGGACAGATGCCTTTGCAAAGAAGATTACCTAAATTCGGTTTCAAAAACGTAAACAGAAAAGAATTCAGAGCAATCAATCTAGACAGTATTCAAACTTTAATTGAAAATAAATCTATCACTGGAGATATTACAAAAGAAGTTTTGGTACAAAACGGATTAGCTTCTAAAAATGAATTAGTGAAAATTATGGGTAGAGGAGAATTGAAATCTGCGGTTTCAATTTCTGCTGACAAATTCACTAAATCTGCTGAAGAATTAATTTCTAAAGCAGGTGGGAAAGCAATTACCTTATAA
- the rpsD gene encoding 30S ribosomal protein S4, whose product MARYIGPKTKIARKFGAAIYGDDKNFEKRKNQPPGQHGPNKRRGAKKSEYAVQLAEKQKAKYTYGILERQFSNLFEKAHRSKGVTGEVLLQLCESRLDNVVYRLGFAKTRAGARQLVSHRHITVNGEILNIPSYLVKAGDVITVREKSKSLEVVADALASKANYEWLQFNDEKKEGTFISAPERIQIPEDIKEQLIVELYSK is encoded by the coding sequence ATGGCAAGATATATTGGACCTAAAACTAAGATTGCTAGAAAGTTTGGTGCTGCAATCTACGGAGATGATAAAAACTTCGAAAAAAGAAAAAACCAACCGCCAGGACAACACGGTCCTAACAAAAGAAGAGGTGCTAAAAAATCGGAATATGCAGTTCAGTTAGCTGAAAAGCAAAAAGCTAAATATACTTACGGTATTTTAGAAAGACAATTTTCTAACCTTTTCGAAAAAGCACACAGAAGTAAAGGTGTAACCGGTGAAGTTCTTTTGCAACTTTGCGAATCTAGACTAGATAACGTAGTTTACAGATTAGGTTTTGCTAAAACAAGAGCAGGAGCAAGACAATTGGTTTCTCACAGACACATTACTGTAAACGGTGAAATTCTAAACATTCCATCTTATTTAGTAAAAGCGGGAGATGTAATCACAGTAAGAGAAAAATCTAAATCTTTAGAAGTTGTTGCTGATGCTTTGGCTTCAAAAGCAAACTACGAGTGGTTACAATTCAACGACGAGAAGAAAGAAGGTACTTTCATTTCTGCTCCAGAAAGAATCCAAATCCCGGAAGACATCAAGGAACAGTTGATCGTCGAACTTTACTCTAAATAA
- the eno gene encoding phosphopyruvate hydratase: MSYISYIEARQILDSRGNPTVEVDVFTESGAMGRAAVPSGASTGEHEAVELRDGGSDWMGKGVSKAVENVREVIAPELVGLPVFDQNLIDQIMIDLDGSNNKGNLGANAILGVSLAAAKAAATELRLPLYKYVGGVNANTLPVPMMNVINGGSHSDAPIAFQEFMVMPVEADSFSHALRKGTEIFHNLKSILHSRGLSTAVGDEGGFAPTFAGTEDALDTLLQAIEKAGYKPGDDVMIALDCAASEFYKDGIYDYRKFQTADAPQFSRSEQVSYLAELANKYPIISIEDGMQEDDWEGWKMLTEKIGDRVQLVGDDLFVTNVERLSRGVKEGIANSILVKVNQIGSLSETMDAVQMAQHNKYTSVMSHRSGETEDSTIADLAVAMNCGQIKTGSASRSDRMAKYNQLLRIEEALGETAVFPGLDAFKIKR, from the coding sequence ATGAGTTACATTTCTTACATAGAAGCGAGACAAATTTTGGATTCAAGAGGAAATCCTACAGTAGAAGTAGATGTTTTTACGGAAAGTGGAGCAATGGGGCGTGCCGCTGTACCTTCAGGAGCATCAACCGGAGAACATGAAGCAGTAGAATTGCGTGATGGCGGTTCAGATTGGATGGGTAAAGGAGTTTCTAAAGCTGTGGAGAATGTAAGAGAAGTTATTGCTCCGGAATTGGTAGGACTTCCTGTTTTCGATCAAAACTTAATCGATCAGATTATGATAGATTTGGATGGATCAAATAATAAAGGAAACTTAGGAGCAAATGCAATCCTTGGAGTTTCTTTAGCTGCTGCAAAAGCTGCTGCAACAGAATTAAGATTGCCTTTATACAAGTATGTTGGAGGTGTGAATGCCAATACTCTTCCGGTTCCTATGATGAACGTTATCAACGGTGGTTCTCACTCAGATGCGCCAATCGCTTTCCAAGAATTTATGGTAATGCCGGTAGAAGCAGACTCTTTTTCTCACGCATTAAGAAAAGGAACTGAGATTTTCCATAATCTTAAATCTATTCTTCATTCGAGAGGGCTTTCTACTGCAGTTGGTGACGAAGGTGGTTTTGCTCCGACTTTCGCAGGAACAGAAGATGCTCTGGATACTTTATTACAGGCAATTGAAAAAGCGGGTTACAAACCGGGTGATGATGTAATGATAGCACTAGACTGCGCTGCTTCAGAATTTTATAAGGATGGAATTTATGATTACAGAAAATTCCAGACTGCGGATGCACCTCAGTTTTCTAGAAGCGAGCAGGTTTCTTACTTAGCAGAATTGGCAAATAAATATCCAATTATTTCTATTGAAGATGGTATGCAGGAAGACGATTGGGAAGGTTGGAAGATGTTAACAGAAAAAATCGGCGACAGAGTACAATTGGTTGGAGACGATTTATTTGTAACTAATGTAGAAAGATTATCAAGAGGAGTAAAAGAAGGTATTGCAAATTCAATTTTGGTAAAAGTTAACCAAATCGGTTCTCTTTCTGAGACTATGGATGCAGTACAAATGGCTCAACATAACAAGTATACTTCTGTAATGTCTCACAGATCTGGTGAAACTGAAGATTCTACTATTGCAGATTTAGCGGTAGCAATGAATTGCGGACAGATTAAAACGGGTTCTGCTTCAAGATCAGACAGAATGGCAAAATACAATCAGTTACTAAGAATTGAAGAGGCTTTAGGTGAAACTGCAGTTTTTCCTGGGTTAGATGCTTTTAAAATCAAAAGATAA
- the rpsK gene encoding 30S ribosomal protein S11, translated as MAKQTKVVKKRKVKVEAIGEAHIQASFNNIIISLTNKNGEVISWASAGKMGFRGSKKNTPFAAQMAAENCSAVAHEAGLRRVKVYVKGPGAGRESAIRTIHNSGIEVSEIIDVTPMPHNGCRPPKRRRV; from the coding sequence ATGGCAAAACAGACAAAAGTAGTTAAAAAAAGAAAAGTAAAAGTTGAGGCTATTGGTGAAGCGCATATCCAAGCTTCTTTCAATAACATCATCATTTCTTTAACAAATAAAAACGGAGAGGTTATCTCTTGGGCTTCTGCCGGTAAAATGGGTTTCAGAGGTTCTAAAAAGAATACTCCATTCGCTGCTCAAATGGCAGCAGAAAATTGCTCTGCTGTAGCTCACGAAGCTGGTCTTAGAAGAGTAAAGGTGTACGTGAAAGGTCCAGGTGCAGGTAGAGAATCTGCTATCAGAACTATTCACAATTCAGGTATTGAAGTTAGCGAAATCATTGATGTGACTCCTATGCCACACAATGGATGTAGACCACCGAAAAGAAGAAGAGTTTAA
- a CDS encoding citrate synthase: protein MSDNKVILNYEGNSYEYPIVDSTIGDRGIDISKLRDQTGLITLDLGYKNTGATISEITYLDGDQGELFYRGYPIEQIAEKSNFTEVMYLLLHGELPTADQFLTFDSNIKKYNFVAEEMKKIIDAFPRSAHPMGVLSSLTSALTAFNPKAVNVNSKEEMDHAAELMIAKFSHLCAWTYRKTQGLPLNHGDNSLSYVENFYKMTFRMPNQEFEIDPVVVSALDKLLILHADHEQNCSTSTVRMVGSAHTGLFASVSAGVSALWGPLHGGANQAVIEMLELIEKDGGDVNKWVAKAKDKNDSFRLMGFGHRVYKNFDPRAKIIKKAADDILNALGIHDKALDIAMQLEKVALEDEYFVERKLYPNVDFYSGIIYRALGIPTEMFTVMFALGRLPGWISQWKEMRLKGDPIGRPRQVYQGAQKRDYIDIANR from the coding sequence ATGTCAGACAACAAAGTTATATTGAATTACGAAGGTAATTCATATGAGTATCCAATCGTGGATAGTACAATCGGAGACAGAGGAATAGATATTTCTAAATTAAGAGACCAAACGGGTCTTATTACTCTAGATTTAGGGTATAAAAATACTGGTGCAACCATTAGTGAGATTACTTACCTAGATGGTGACCAAGGAGAACTATTCTACAGAGGTTATCCAATTGAACAAATCGCTGAAAAGTCTAATTTTACAGAAGTAATGTATCTTTTACTTCACGGTGAATTGCCTACAGCAGATCAATTTCTTACATTCGATTCGAATATTAAAAAATATAATTTCGTTGCAGAAGAGATGAAGAAGATTATTGATGCCTTCCCTCGTTCTGCTCACCCAATGGGAGTTTTATCTTCTTTAACTTCAGCTTTAACAGCTTTTAACCCTAAAGCGGTTAACGTTAATTCTAAGGAAGAAATGGATCATGCTGCGGAATTAATGATTGCTAAATTTTCTCATCTTTGTGCTTGGACTTACAGAAAAACACAAGGTTTACCATTAAACCACGGAGATAATAGTTTAAGCTATGTAGAAAATTTCTACAAAATGACTTTCAGAATGCCTAATCAGGAATTCGAAATTGATCCGGTTGTTGTAAGTGCATTAGATAAACTTTTAATTCTTCATGCAGACCACGAACAAAACTGTTCTACTTCTACAGTAAGAATGGTAGGTTCTGCTCATACAGGTCTTTTCGCTTCTGTTTCTGCGGGTGTTTCTGCACTTTGGGGGCCTCTTCACGGTGGTGCAAACCAAGCAGTAATTGAAATGCTTGAATTGATTGAAAAAGATGGTGGAGATGTTAATAAATGGGTGGCTAAAGCTAAAGACAAAAATGACAGCTTCCGTTTGATGGGATTCGGGCACAGAGTATATAAAAACTTTGATCCTAGAGCAAAAATCATTAAAAAAGCTGCTGATGATATTCTTAATGCATTAGGAATTCACGATAAAGCTTTAGATATTGCTATGCAGTTGGAAAAAGTTGCTCTTGAAGACGAATATTTCGTAGAAAGAAAATTATATCCAAACGTAGATTTCTATTCTGGAATTATCTACAGAGCATTAGGAATTCCTACAGAAATGTTTACAGTAATGTTTGCATTGGGAAGACTTCCTGGATGGATTTCTCAGTGGAAAGAAATGAGACTGAAAGGAGATCCTATCGGAAGACCAAGACAGGTATATCAAGGAGCTCAAAAAAGAGATTATATTGATATCGCTAACAGATAA
- the rpsE gene encoding 30S ribosomal protein S5: MLGLDNIERVKPGGLELKDRLVAVNRVTKVTKGGRAFGFSAIVVVGDEAGTIGFGLGKSKEVASAIAKAVEDAKKNLVKVPVMNHSIPHQTTARYGGADIFLRPASHGTGLIAGGAVRAVLESAGIHDILSKSKGSSNPHNVVKATFKALLDIRRPEEIARMRGVSLTKVFNG, translated from the coding sequence ATGTTAGGACTAGATAATATAGAAAGAGTAAAACCGGGAGGATTAGAACTTAAAGATCGTCTCGTAGCTGTTAACAGAGTAACAAAAGTAACAAAAGGAGGTAGAGCTTTCGGATTTTCTGCTATTGTTGTAGTAGGAGACGAAGCTGGTACTATCGGTTTTGGTTTAGGAAAATCTAAGGAAGTTGCTTCTGCTATTGCTAAAGCGGTAGAAGATGCTAAGAAAAACTTAGTGAAAGTTCCTGTAATGAACCACAGTATCCCTCACCAAACTACTGCTAGATATGGTGGTGCAGATATCTTTTTGAGACCAGCTTCTCACGGTACAGGGCTTATCGCCGGTGGTGCTGTAAGAGCGGTACTAGAATCTGCTGGTATTCACGATATTCTTTCAAAATCTAAAGGATCTTCAAACCCTCACAACGTAGTGAAAGCTACTTTCAAAGCGTTATTGGATATCAGAAGACCTGAAGAAATTGCTAGAATGAGAGGAGTTTCTTTAACTAAAGTGTTTAACGGTTAA
- the rpmJ gene encoding 50S ribosomal protein L36, which produces MKVRASIKKRSADCKIVRRKGVLFVINKKNPKFKQRQG; this is translated from the coding sequence ATGAAAGTTAGAGCATCAATTAAAAAAAGAAGTGCTGATTGCAAAATCGTTCGCAGAAAAGGCGTTCTATTTGTAATCAACAAGAAAAACCCAAAATTTAAACAAAGACAAGGCTAA
- the rplR gene encoding 50S ribosomal protein L18, with translation MALSKLEKRIRIKRRVRGKISGSSELPRLSVYKSNKEIYAQLINDKDGKTLVSASSREKGVDANGTKTEVSAAVGKAIAAKAIAAGIENIVFDRNGFVYHGRVKALADGAREGGLKF, from the coding sequence ATGGCACTAAGTAAATTAGAAAAAAGAATAAGAATAAAAAGAAGAGTAAGAGGGAAAATCTCAGGATCTTCTGAATTGCCAAGATTATCTGTATACAAAAGTAATAAAGAAATTTACGCTCAGTTAATCAACGATAAAGACGGTAAAACTTTAGTTTCTGCTTCTTCCAGAGAGAAAGGAGTAGACGCTAACGGAACAAAAACTGAAGTTTCTGCTGCGGTAGGTAAAGCAATTGCTGCTAAAGCAATCGCTGCAGGAATCGAAAATATTGTATTTGATAGAAACGGTTTCGTATATCACGGAAGAGTTAAGGCTCTTGCTGATGGTGCGAGAGAAGGAGGGCTTAAATTCTAA
- the infA gene encoding translation initiation factor IF-1 — MAKQKHIEQDGVITEALSNAQFRVELENGHVLIAHISGKMRMHYIKLLPGDKVKLEMSPYDLSKGRITFRY, encoded by the coding sequence ATGGCAAAACAAAAACATATTGAGCAGGATGGCGTAATTACGGAAGCTCTTTCCAACGCCCAGTTTCGTGTAGAGTTAGAGAATGGGCATGTGCTTATTGCTCATATTTCTGGTAAGATGCGTATGCATTACATTAAACTGTTACCTGGAGATAAGGTAAAATTAGAAATGTCTCCTTACGATCTATCAAAAGGGAGAATTACATTTAGATACTAA
- the secY gene encoding preprotein translocase subunit SecY has translation MKEFIQTLKNIWSLKELRDKILFTLGIILVYRFASYISLPAINLAEVGDLLEHYKSQGGNKQGAGLLGLLSSFTGGAFSHASVMALGIMPYISASIIVQLMGMAIPYLQKLQKDGESGRNTLNQITRWLTIGVCLVQAPSYLGSITGLFLPYAQFQSAYLIDPNSIMFWLPSIVILVAGSVFAMWLGEKITDKGIGNGISILIMVGILSRLPEAFVQEVAVQNGKGGLGSIMILVEVIFWMLVVLLAVVLSVAVRKIPIQYVSRAQARGGVNRNLMQGARQWIPLKVNAAGVMPIIFAQALMFVPGLLTKFDESNTFLAGFKNVFSWQYNVLFALLIIIFSFFYTAITIPVNQMADDLKRNGGLVPKVRPGKETADYLDDILSKITLPGAIFLSIFAVLPAIVHGSLVQTDAFALFFGGTSLLIMVGVVLDTVQQINTYLLNHHYDGLMQSKLSRSTGY, from the coding sequence ATGAAAGAATTTATACAAACCCTTAAGAATATTTGGAGCCTTAAAGAACTTAGAGATAAAATTCTCTTTACTTTGGGTATTATCCTTGTGTATAGATTCGCATCTTATATCTCTCTACCTGCAATTAACCTTGCAGAAGTGGGAGATCTCTTAGAGCATTATAAAAGTCAGGGCGGTAACAAGCAAGGAGCAGGTCTCCTTGGCTTGCTTTCGTCGTTTACGGGAGGGGCTTTCAGCCACGCTTCTGTAATGGCGTTAGGGATTATGCCTTATATTTCTGCTTCTATTATTGTTCAGTTGATGGGGATGGCTATTCCTTATCTTCAGAAACTTCAGAAAGACGGAGAATCAGGAAGAAATACCCTTAATCAGATTACCAGATGGTTAACAATTGGCGTTTGTCTTGTACAAGCTCCTTCTTATTTGGGATCTATTACAGGATTATTTTTACCTTATGCTCAGTTCCAGTCTGCTTATCTTATAGATCCTAATTCGATTATGTTTTGGTTACCAAGTATTGTAATCTTGGTTGCAGGATCTGTATTTGCAATGTGGCTTGGTGAAAAAATTACAGACAAAGGTATCGGTAACGGTATCTCCATCCTAATTATGGTGGGTATTTTGTCTAGATTACCAGAAGCATTTGTACAGGAAGTAGCAGTACAGAACGGAAAAGGAGGATTAGGTTCTATCATGATTCTTGTTGAAGTAATATTCTGGATGTTGGTGGTTCTTTTAGCAGTAGTGTTATCTGTTGCGGTAAGAAAAATTCCTATTCAGTACGTAAGCAGAGCTCAAGCGAGAGGAGGTGTAAACAGAAATCTTATGCAGGGTGCAAGACAGTGGATTCCGTTAAAAGTAAATGCAGCCGGTGTAATGCCGATTATCTTTGCACAAGCATTAATGTTTGTTCCAGGATTGCTTACTAAATTTGACGAATCTAACACTTTCCTTGCAGGTTTTAAAAATGTATTCAGCTGGCAATACAATGTATTGTTTGCTTTATTAATTATTATCTTCTCGTTTTTCTATACTGCAATTACAATTCCGGTAAACCAAATGGCCGACGATCTTAAGAGAAATGGTGGTTTGGTACCTAAAGTAAGACCAGGTAAAGAAACGGCAGATTACCTTGATGATATTTTATCAAAAATTACCTTGCCAGGTGCGATTTTTTTATCTATCTTTGCAGTCCTTCCGGCAATAGTGCATGGAAGTCTTGTTCAGACAGATGCGTTTGCCCTGTTCTTCGGAGGTACATCGTTGTTAATTATGGTTGGAGTAGTACTCGATACTGTTCAACAGATTAATACTTATCTGCTGAATCATCATTATGATGGCTTAATGCAGTCTAAATTATCAAGATCGACTGGATATTAA
- the rpmD gene encoding 50S ribosomal protein L30, with product MATIKVKQVRSAIGRTKTQKRTLEALGFKKLHQVVEHEATPSILGMIAAVSHLLEVQK from the coding sequence ATGGCAACAATTAAAGTAAAGCAAGTAAGAAGCGCTATTGGTAGAACAAAAACCCAAAAGAGAACGCTTGAAGCATTAGGATTTAAGAAACTTCACCAAGTTGTAGAACATGAAGCGACTCCTTCTATTTTAGGAATGATAGCTGCAGTAAGTCACTTACTTGAAGTTCAGAAATAA